From a single Nocardioides panacis genomic region:
- a CDS encoding SDR family NAD(P)-dependent oxidoreductase: MSERVRKVVVVTGGSQGIGAGLVAGYRRQGWAVVATSRTIVPASDADLLTIDGDISDPATADRVVEGALERFGRIDTLVNNAGVYVAKPFTDYTAADYARAVGVNLAGFFWLTQRVITAMLERRSGHVVNVSATLADFADSQTPAVLTALTKGGLASATRSLAIEYAAHGIRVNAVSPGVIQTPEHAPESYDSLAALHPWDGSARSATSSTASSTWSRPRSSPDRSCTSTAARARAAEDTVGGLSTTRASYLG; this comes from the coding sequence ATGAGCGAGCGGGTTCGCAAGGTGGTCGTCGTCACGGGCGGCTCGCAGGGCATCGGGGCCGGCCTCGTGGCCGGCTACCGGCGGCAGGGCTGGGCGGTCGTGGCGACCTCGCGCACGATCGTGCCGGCCAGCGACGCGGACCTGCTCACGATCGACGGAGACATCTCCGATCCCGCCACCGCCGACCGCGTCGTCGAGGGCGCCTTGGAGAGGTTCGGCCGCATCGACACCCTCGTCAACAACGCCGGCGTGTACGTCGCCAAGCCGTTCACCGACTACACGGCCGCCGACTACGCGCGAGCTGTCGGCGTCAACCTGGCCGGGTTCTTCTGGCTCACCCAGCGCGTCATCACCGCGATGCTCGAGCGACGCAGCGGCCACGTCGTCAACGTCTCGGCCACGCTCGCGGACTTCGCCGACTCCCAGACACCCGCCGTCCTCACCGCGCTGACCAAGGGCGGTCTCGCCTCCGCCACCAGGTCCCTGGCCATCGAGTACGCCGCGCACGGCATCCGGGTCAACGCGGTCTCGCCGGGCGTCATCCAGACCCCGGAACATGCGCCGGAGTCCTACGACTCCCTTGCGGCGCTCCACCCCTGGGACGGGTCGGCCAGGTCAGCGACGTCGTCGACGGCATCCTCTACCTGGAGTCGGCCCCGTTCGTCACCGGACAGATCCTGCACCTCGACGGCGGCCAGAGCGCGGGCCGCTGAGGACACTGTCGGAGGGTTGTCGACCACCCGGGCGTCGTACCTCGGTTAG
- a CDS encoding GNAT family N-acetyltransferase, whose translation MSLLTPTLHTDRLRLRPFTTEDADALFALHSSASVLRYWNSPPWTEPARADRFLVACRQMAEDGSGARLALDRVSDATFLGWCSLTRWNPDYHSAAMGYCLEEAAWGHGYATEAARAVLQWAFDTLDLNRVQAEADTRNAASARVLEKLGFVREGTLREDCVVNGDVSDSWVYGLLRRQWQPSSGADA comes from the coding sequence ATGTCCCTGCTCACCCCCACGCTGCACACCGACCGGCTGCGGCTGCGCCCCTTCACCACCGAGGACGCGGACGCCCTGTTCGCGCTGCACAGCAGCGCCTCCGTGCTGCGCTACTGGAACTCTCCGCCCTGGACCGAGCCGGCGCGCGCCGACCGCTTCCTCGTGGCCTGCCGGCAGATGGCGGAGGACGGCAGCGGGGCACGGCTGGCCCTGGACCGCGTCTCCGACGCGACGTTCCTCGGCTGGTGCTCCCTGACCCGGTGGAACCCGGACTACCACAGCGCGGCGATGGGCTACTGCCTCGAGGAGGCGGCCTGGGGCCACGGCTACGCGACCGAGGCCGCCCGCGCCGTGCTGCAGTGGGCGTTCGACACGCTGGACCTGAACCGGGTGCAGGCCGAGGCCGACACGCGCAACGCGGCCTCGGCGCGTGTCCTGGAGAAGCTCGGGTTCGTGCGCGAGGGCACGCTGCGCGAGGACTGCGTGGTGAACGGAGACGTGTCGGACTCGTGGGTCTACGGGCTGCTCAGGCGGCAGTGGCAGCCGTCCTCCGGGGCAGATGCATGA
- a CDS encoding alpha/beta hydrolase, with protein sequence MAGSLAAGFAAAVVLPFLPVASVDVDFSTAMVLLGWALGWALLAVLSTRFTDQPQRWAVVPAIFMAVAGALLLVAPGAVVDDLGWVWPPALVILVVWMWIRAKRTMHSRARVWLLNPVLVVLVLLALGGVYERIAQSAAPVVAMRGQLVDVGPYRLHLECHGSRRPTVVLEPGGGGSAASMGLIAPAVARDTRVCVYDRAGRGWSDPAASPPDAAQIATDLHTLLNRAHVPGPYVLAGHSFGGLYVRTYAAKYPDEVAGLVLVDSTAAHDTPVSAPKAASYSVLKHATSLIATTSHVGLGWFLANSDYAYLPPKYRDDARSTAASGKEMAGFLDEFGVANRSEAEAGTLRTLDAKPLIVLTATVDNSKGWMADQDKMVTLSSNSVHRVEPGATHASFVDDPAHAAAVTRAIHDIVVSLRTGAPLSHP encoded by the coding sequence GTGGCCGGTTCGCTGGCAGCTGGGTTCGCAGCGGCGGTCGTGCTCCCGTTCCTGCCAGTCGCCTCGGTGGATGTGGACTTCTCCACCGCGATGGTGCTGCTCGGGTGGGCGCTCGGGTGGGCGCTCTTGGCGGTGCTGTCCACACGGTTCACCGACCAACCTCAACGCTGGGCCGTAGTGCCCGCGATCTTCATGGCGGTGGCTGGTGCGTTGCTGCTCGTGGCCCCGGGCGCCGTGGTGGACGACCTGGGCTGGGTCTGGCCGCCCGCTCTGGTGATCTTGGTGGTCTGGATGTGGATCCGCGCCAAGCGCACGATGCACAGCCGGGCCAGGGTGTGGCTGCTGAACCCGGTGCTGGTCGTCCTGGTGCTCCTCGCTCTGGGCGGGGTGTACGAGAGGATCGCTCAGTCCGCCGCACCGGTGGTCGCCATGCGCGGGCAGCTCGTCGACGTCGGACCGTACCGCCTCCACCTGGAGTGCCACGGTTCACGCCGCCCGACCGTGGTCCTGGAGCCCGGCGGTGGTGGCTCGGCAGCCTCGATGGGACTGATCGCGCCCGCGGTAGCCCGCGACACCCGGGTGTGCGTGTACGACCGGGCAGGGCGGGGCTGGAGTGATCCTGCCGCGAGCCCGCCCGATGCTGCCCAGATCGCCACCGATCTCCACACGCTGCTGAACCGCGCGCACGTTCCGGGTCCCTACGTGCTGGCCGGGCACTCGTTCGGCGGGCTGTACGTGAGGACGTATGCCGCGAAGTACCCCGATGAAGTCGCCGGTCTCGTCCTGGTCGACTCCACCGCCGCCCACGACACCCCCGTGTCGGCACCGAAGGCGGCTTCCTACAGCGTCCTGAAGCATGCGACCTCGCTGATCGCGACCACTTCCCACGTGGGCCTCGGTTGGTTCCTCGCCAACAGCGACTACGCGTATCTGCCGCCGAAGTACCGCGACGATGCACGTTCGACTGCAGCCTCCGGGAAGGAGATGGCCGGGTTCCTCGATGAGTTCGGCGTCGCGAACCGGTCCGAGGCCGAGGCCGGGACACTCCGCACCCTGGATGCGAAGCCATTGATCGTCCTGACCGCCACCGTCGACAACTCCAAGGGATGGATGGCTGACCAGGACAAGATGGTCACGCTGTCGAGCAACAGCGTCCATCGCGTCGAGCCAGGGGCGACCCACGCGTCCTTCGTGGACGACCCAGCGCACGCCGCCGCCGTCACCCGAGCGATCCACGACATCGTCGTCTCACTCCGGACCGGGGCACCGCTGAGCCACCCCTGA
- a CDS encoding aminotransferase class V-fold PLP-dependent enzyme, whose amino-acid sequence MDLPRADVDPGGLLEYSVVFTDRSLNHMSKRFVAVMQDIVEVLRTTYQAQTLAVVPGGGTYAMEAVARQLATGRRCLVVRNGFFSYRWSQIFDAGSIPAEAPVLFARPTSDERHAPWVPPPIGDVVETIERTRPEVVFAAHVETAAGIVLPDDYLRAVAAATHDVGGLFVLDCIASGALWVNMADLGIDVLLTAPQKGWSGSPCAGFVILREAGRAAVESSTSTSFAADLRQWLTITEAYSEGRTPYHATMPTDALAHNAALMRETHDAGLADLCRAQIVLGTRVRAALAKRGFPSVAADGFAAPSVVVAFTDDPDIRSGAKLKDLGMQVAAGVPLKCGEGDDFSTFRIGLFGLDKLTDVDSTVERLEARLDQLVR is encoded by the coding sequence GTGGACCTGCCTCGCGCTGACGTCGATCCCGGTGGACTGCTGGAGTACTCCGTCGTCTTCACGGACCGTTCGCTGAACCACATGTCGAAGCGCTTCGTCGCGGTCATGCAGGACATCGTTGAGGTGCTCCGCACGACCTACCAGGCCCAGACCCTCGCGGTCGTCCCAGGTGGTGGCACGTACGCCATGGAGGCGGTCGCCCGGCAGCTGGCGACCGGCCGCCGATGCCTCGTCGTCCGCAACGGCTTCTTCTCCTACCGCTGGTCGCAGATCTTCGATGCCGGGTCCATTCCGGCCGAAGCCCCCGTCCTGTTCGCCCGACCGACGTCCGACGAGCGGCACGCACCATGGGTACCGCCTCCGATCGGCGATGTGGTCGAGACCATCGAGCGCACCCGTCCCGAGGTGGTCTTCGCGGCGCACGTGGAGACGGCCGCCGGGATCGTGCTGCCCGACGACTACCTCCGTGCCGTCGCTGCGGCGACCCATGATGTCGGGGGGCTGTTCGTCCTTGACTGCATCGCGTCGGGGGCGCTCTGGGTGAACATGGCCGATCTCGGAATCGATGTCCTCCTCACGGCTCCGCAGAAAGGCTGGAGCGGCTCGCCGTGCGCGGGCTTCGTGATCCTCAGGGAGGCCGGCCGGGCGGCCGTCGAGTCGAGCACCTCGACGAGCTTCGCCGCCGATCTCCGGCAGTGGCTCACGATCACCGAGGCCTACTCCGAGGGACGCACCCCCTACCACGCAACGATGCCGACAGACGCGTTGGCGCACAACGCTGCACTCATGCGCGAGACCCACGACGCTGGGCTTGCCGACCTGTGCCGAGCCCAGATCGTCCTGGGGACGCGAGTCCGCGCCGCGCTGGCCAAACGCGGGTTCCCGTCCGTCGCCGCCGACGGATTCGCGGCACCCAGCGTGGTGGTCGCGTTCACCGACGACCCGGACATCCGTAGCGGGGCCAAACTGAAAGACCTGGGCATGCAGGTGGCCGCTGGCGTGCCGCTCAAGTGCGGCGAAGGCGACGACTTCTCGACCTTCCGGATCGGACTGTTCGGGCTCGACAAGCTCACCGATGTCGACAGCACGGTGGAACGCCTCGAGGCACGCCTCGACCAACTCGTCCGCTGA
- a CDS encoding NADPH-dependent F420 reductase: MSRITLIGTGNMARTIGTLAVAGGNTVEVMGRDQSKADDLAKALGGDATTGTWGAVPAGDIVITAVLYDGVVPVVVEYGDALEGKVIVDISNPFNATFDGLAHSEETSIAREVANVAPAGASVVKAFNTIFRKVLEEGRPDVFMAGDDAQAKAGVAAFIESIGLRPLDVGGLKMAHWLEGVGVVTVGLASNGVGHWDFALGVDELTG; this comes from the coding sequence ATGAGCCGCATCACCCTCATCGGTACGGGGAACATGGCCCGCACCATCGGCACGCTCGCGGTAGCGGGCGGCAACACCGTCGAGGTCATGGGACGCGACCAGTCCAAGGCCGATGACCTGGCCAAGGCCCTGGGCGGCGACGCGACGACGGGCACGTGGGGCGCCGTCCCGGCAGGTGACATCGTCATCACGGCCGTGCTGTACGACGGTGTCGTTCCGGTCGTCGTCGAGTACGGAGACGCCCTCGAGGGCAAGGTCATCGTCGACATCAGCAACCCCTTCAACGCCACGTTCGACGGACTGGCCCACAGCGAGGAGACCTCGATTGCGCGGGAAGTCGCCAACGTGGCCCCGGCCGGCGCCAGCGTGGTGAAGGCGTTCAACACCATCTTCCGCAAGGTCCTGGAGGAGGGTCGACCCGACGTCTTCATGGCCGGGGACGATGCGCAGGCCAAGGCGGGCGTAGCGGCATTCATCGAGAGCATCGGGCTGCGCCCGCTGGACGTCGGCGGCCTGAAGATGGCGCACTGGCTGGAAGGAGTGGGCGTGGTCACGGTGGGCCTCGCCAGCAACGGGGTGGGCCACTGGGACTTCGCCCTCGGCGTCGATGAACTCACCGGCTGA
- a CDS encoding SDR family NAD(P)-dependent oxidoreductase, translating to MGKLDGKVAVITGGSTGMALAGAQLFVEEGAHVFIQARRQDALDDAVRLIGRNVTAVQGDASDLDDLDRLYATVQREKGSIDVLWASAGMGEPAVLGEITEEQFDRAFSLNARGTLFTVQKALPLINDNGSIFMTGSNASLGAFPGWSLYAGSKAVQQAWARVWLNELRDRKIRVNVLTPGQVATAKQEELFDAATMAAFESLIPRGEMGRPEEIATVALFLASDDSSYVNGVELVTDGGMTAL from the coding sequence ATGGGAAAGCTCGATGGCAAGGTAGCGGTGATCACCGGCGGGTCCACCGGCATGGCACTGGCCGGCGCCCAGCTGTTCGTCGAGGAAGGCGCGCACGTCTTCATCCAGGCCCGGCGGCAGGACGCACTGGACGACGCGGTCAGGCTGATCGGTCGCAACGTCACCGCCGTCCAGGGTGACGCGTCCGACCTGGACGACCTGGACCGCTTGTACGCCACCGTCCAGCGGGAGAAGGGCTCGATCGACGTGCTGTGGGCCAGCGCCGGGATGGGTGAGCCTGCCGTCCTCGGCGAGATCACCGAGGAACAGTTCGACCGTGCCTTCTCGCTCAACGCGCGCGGCACCCTGTTCACCGTGCAGAAGGCACTGCCGCTGATCAACGACAACGGCTCGATCTTCATGACCGGGTCCAACGCCTCCCTCGGCGCCTTTCCCGGCTGGAGCCTCTACGCGGGAAGCAAGGCCGTCCAGCAGGCCTGGGCCCGTGTCTGGCTCAACGAGCTGCGCGACCGCAAGATCCGGGTGAACGTCCTGACCCCCGGCCAGGTCGCCACCGCCAAGCAGGAAGAACTGTTCGACGCGGCAACCATGGCCGCGTTCGAGTCCCTCATCCCCCGCGGAGAGATGGGCCGGCCCGAGGAGATCGCGACTGTCGCCCTGTTCCTCGCCTCCGACGACTCCAGCTACGTCAACGGAGTGGAACTGGTCACCGACGGCGGCATGACTGCCCTCTGA